The DNA region GATTAATGCCCAATGGAGCCTAATGCTCCTTATTAATCCATATATAAAATCAGAGCCCGGTGCTTTTTCGTTTCCATTTTATATCAAATCATTTGATTTTAAGAGCTGTTCCTAAGGTTAGGGGGAAAGAGTCGATCAGTAGTCCTCAGGAAGCCTCAAAACAGAGCAAAATCTAATTGATGCTAGCCTCACCACTTGTCAACCACACCACACCACAAGGTGCTGGGTTTTAGGCTGAACAATTGCAGAATCAGTCACTTGACCCAGTGGGTGGAAGAGTAGGAGGATGAAAGCAAAAAATGGCTTGCTGCCATTGGTCCATCACAGAAGTTCATTCTGGTGTAGCTCAACCCTGTTTATGGACAAACACAAAGTAAAGAAGAAATCAGTGAACTCGATCCAAAAAGGAAACATTTCTTTTACAGACGAGTTGAATTAGTGTCTTTCGAAGCAGTGACTTCAATTcccaagattaaaaaaaaaaaaaaatatatatatatatatatatctggatATCAGTTTTCGATGAGAGCAAGACGAAAATTCACCAGTTTccatcataagttcacaatgtgtgacattttcttatcgtatgtgtagttagcacacattgtagcagtgtttggtcctgtcactcatgtgacgtggtgCGCCGCCTACCGCCCCACACACGTACTCACCGGCCAGTGAGTAAGCATGTGTCcactccaggctccttttgcgaAAcacatgtgtcaggtgctgcttggtaaaaatgttgttttcttaTCGTGGCTACactaatggttaaaagtattggcactcctgcaattctgtcagataatgctcaatttctcccagaaatgattgcaattacaaatgctttggtggtatatctaaatatattttgcctgcaatgaaaaaaaaaacacaaaatagaatggaaaaaaaatcaaatcgttatcattttacacaaaactccaaaaatgggccaaacaaatgtattggcaccctcagcctaatactcggTAGTACAATtgttggacaaaataactgcgaacaaccgcttctggtatacatgaatgagtttcttacaatgaattttagaccatttttctttggccaattgctccaggtctctgagatttgaagggtgccttctccaaactgcaattttcagatctctccacaggcgtTTTTTCGggtttcaggtctggactcattgctggccactttagaagtctccagtgctttctctcaaaccatgttctagtgctttttgaagtgtgtttaagGTAATTGTCCATCTggcagacccatgacctctgagggagacccagctttctcacactgggccctaagtTATGCTGAAAAATTTGTTGGTGGTCTTCAGAGTTaagaatgccatgcacacggtcaagtagtccagtgccagagaaagcaaagcaaccccaaaacatcagggaacctccgccatgtttgactgtagggACCGTTTTCTTTCCCCGTAAActcctatgttgatgccttttccgagaaagctctacttttgtcacaTCTGACCAgacaacattcttccaaaacgtttttggctttctcaggtaagttttggcaaactccagcctgacctttttatgtctctgggtcaaaagtggggtcctcctgggtatcctaccattcagtccctttttattcagatgccgacggatagtacgtatgacactgttgtaccctcggaatggggcacagcttgaacttgtttggatgttagtcgaggttttttatccaccatccgcacaatctttcgttgaaatcagtcgtcaatttttctttaccGTCCACATCTAGATCTTTGGAGAtgcacttgtagccttgagattgcacatgcatcctcacaattttgcttctcaagtcctcaggggGTTCATTGGTCTTCttgcttttctccatgctcaatgtggtacaaacAAGGACATATGACAGAGGTtgggtcaactttaatccaatttaactggccgcaagtgtgatttagttattgccaccacctgttatgtgccacaagtaagtaacaagtgctgttaattacacaaattatagaagcatcaaatgatttttcaaagggtgccaatacttttgtctggtccatttttggagttttgtgtaaaatgataatgttttcttttttttttccatgttcttttgtgttttttcattgcaagctaaattaatgaagatattactaccaaagcatttggaattgcaattattttctgggagaaattgagcattatctgacagaattgcaggggttccaatacttttggccagcagtgtatgtatacatatatatacatatatatatatatatatatatatatatatatatatatatattcactattttgcactgttggtctactgtatacAACGTGTTTTTACTATAGTATGTGTAGGGATTAATTTGTGCCAGATCtggccggaacaagatccgccacctcttgattttggccttcctgtgttcAGGGACTTatctgggcagatccggcacctctcgtgtataaaaaataataatataaaaactgttttaaaaaatgtatcgtaATAGCTCcgaatggggggaaagaagagtcattgatggctttttccactttattgtgccaacactaagaaaacaaataaaataacagcggactgccgccatatTCGACCAcgaacttttgcttctcgcccgtGTCCCCTTCGCTTCCTACTACTCactgctctccagtcccagcgtctcttaaaggaACCGTGCAAAGTGTCTTgttttgagctttttgttgacaaaggtatcgaacacacgatgtggtgacaactttgtttctttattaacacatggagctaacagcacGAACACAACTTGTGGCTCTCGGCTGGCTGTGCCTCTCtatctcactcccgcatcacgtgaccaaaacaacagtgacgTTGTGTGTACTTCAGGctgcctcggaaaacatatcagaatattaaacttagttacggacattacagtataaaacaaTATGCAAAAATtcctttacagaacaaatcccaaaaattgcatgttgtttataaaaatttaacgtcatttgaaagagtctgagatttgttgatgcactgaaaagctggaccaacaagtcACGcgcctcacaaaaaaaaaaaaaaaaaaaaaaaaaaaaaaaaaaaacgggaagcATGCAGCCagaatcaaacggtatttcaacatgccaaatagaTATGTGCATTtactatattttttcaaaaagaaggaagatggttcaaaacaagtcagaaaagcacaaagaaaagaaagaaaaaaagcaaagtCCCacggcatggcaagtgggcatttgtgttttgtttttagcaCCAATTTCtgtgtatgttccgggacctgtgcctgtctcgtcatccctgcgttgTCATATGTACAGTGCGTTCTgacatgatttacaaattaagtacTGAGTATGTGTATAGGGGAAAaatgcctatgaccatacctgatgTTTCTgtcaaatataataatataatcaaatataaaacttattattttactagtcttatttttttctgttgaatattTTTCCTAACAAGttcaataaatattatcaagcttctaaATGGTTCGTCGAGCATGTtcggttgtcagtgggacatcaatattaaaagttTTGACAGACGttttgcggattttttttttttgtcttttgaaaaaaaatgtatatgttaaatgtttgtgtcatgtttgtcctcctacagaaaccataataaaacaaaatatatatttccctgcctcatttcttccattttcacacatttttgaaaaagctccagggagccttAGGGCAGTGGTAAAGAAGcatgcggctctagagccgcggATTGCTGACCCCCGGTCTAAAAATTGGGGACAGACATTGCTTAAGAATAATAACCAACCCTCATACAACAAAACACAGAAAGTAGAATAAAATAAACTCACCGGAAATCTGTCAGGAAGAGAAGAGAGACAGAACAGTTAATCCACGTCAGGATTGAAAAAGTTGTGACATTATGCAGCACGGCTACTCACTTTGGTGCTTGCATTCCTCCCGCAACCCCTGCTGCATTTGCTCCGGCCGCTGAGGACGCCTTTCGTATGAGCTGGTACTGCATTTCGGCCGCTGCGGCGCTTGAGTAGGACAGCGATTTACCAAGAGGCGGATGGTGCGGGGAGTGAGAGGGGTGGTTTGTGGAAGATGATGACAAGCCCAAAGGGGTATCTGTGGAGTACGTGCGGTGTGGGTAAGGATGGTGGTGCGACTGAGGCACAATGAAACGAGAAGGttgggaggaagaggaggaatgGTGGTGATGATGCGAGTGATGGtgacgatgatgatgatgatgatggtggTGGTGATGGTGCGCTGGATGCTGAGAAGAGGAAGGGGGTGGTACTGAAGTCTGACAGAAAGGCAAAGGGTGATTGCTTCGCTGCAGTTCCACCAACAGATGCTCCCTCTCAGGAGGAGAGGAGGATGTGGAAGAGGCTGACCGATGTAGTAGAGGGTGATGGCGCTGGGGAGACTGGGAATGAATTTCAACAGCTTTCGAAGGAGGGTAGGGGGAGACGTAGCCACCGTCCGCTGGTAATGCCTCGGGAATTTTGGATCCCGCCGAATCCCCTTTGTCAAAACCATCACCTCCGGCCATTAAGCTGTCGTACGACAGGCTTCCGTTAGGTGCTAGGTGGTGAGGCGGAGGAGTATGATTTGCTAAGCTCTTGAAGCTGCTTGAGGTAGTGGTTGTTTCAGAGAAACGGGCAGCGACATCTGAGGATTGCGAAGCGTCTCCCGACAGGACGGCGGGATCAGAAAATGAGGGATAGGAGCACCCTGTGGAAGAATAGACAGGGATGCCTCCTGTTTCCACACCCTCTTTTCGCTCCCTTCCTGCTACTCCGCCAACTCTATCAGTAGTGTCCCTTAAGTCTAGGCAAGGTTGTGAGCGGAAACCGGGTTGATGGCTGGATTGAACAAGAGAGGAGGTGGAGGAAGAGGAATCCCTACTGGTAAAGTCCCTCTCCGCTCGATTTAACTAGAGGGGGGGAGAACAGAAAGCAAAGGATAGTAAAGaaaccatttcaacaataatacaaacatttaacgtctgtgaagttggcccctcaTTTaacgcaaatttatagaaaaatgat from Corythoichthys intestinalis isolate RoL2023-P3 chromosome 8, ASM3026506v1, whole genome shotgun sequence includes:
- the LOC130920946 gene encoding palmitoyltransferase ZDHHC5-A-like, with translation MPSGSNKSEGQGPGSSPLPHSVILSNRPIRPSRYVPVSAATFFLVGSTTLFFCFTCPWLSQCFSVAVPIYNGIIFLFVLANFCMATFMDPGIFPRAEEDEDKDDDFRAPLYKTVEIRGIQVRMKWCSTCRFYRPPRCSHCSVCDNCVEDFDHHCPWVNNCIGRRNYRYFFLFLLSLTAHIMAVFGFGLLFILYHHQFIDRLHVIVTLAVMCVAGMFFIPVAGLTGFHIVLVARGRTTNEQVTGKFRGGVNPFTNGFWKNVTQVLCSSQAPRYLDRKKYVHRVCVQPPFLQPKLTDTQLTTKIMDNGLRGDLHRSKSSLDMQESQSCDAEPPPPKPELRYPGIIRGSTQDYNLLNKTPPTPTMYKYRPNCSPGKNHTPLTHAYANQLNRAERDFTSRDSSSSTSSLVQSSHQPGFRSQPCLDLRDTTDRVGGVAGRERKEGVETGGIPVYSSTGCSYPSFSDPAVLSGDASQSSDVAARFSETTTTSSSFKSLANHTPPPHHLAPNGSLSYDSLMAGGDGFDKGDSAGSKIPEALPADGGYVSPYPPSKAVEIHSQSPQRHHPLLHRSASSTSSSPPEREHLLVELQRSNHPLPFCQTSVPPPSSSQHPAHHHHHHHHHHHRHHHSHHHHHSSSSSQPSRFIVPQSHHHPYPHRTYSTDTPLGLSSSSTNHPSHSPHHPPLGKSLSYSSAAAAEMQYQLIRKASSAAGANAAGVAGGMQAPKFPVSLFYSTFCVLLYEGWLLFLSNVCPQFLDRGSAIRGSRAACFFTTALRLPGAFSKMCENGRNEAGKYIFCFIMVSVGGQT